A stretch of DNA from Sugiyamaella lignohabitans strain CBS 10342 chromosome B, complete sequence:
tttgtttcagtttgtttgtgatatattttgtttacGCCTTCAtttaaaatttttttttagctTCTCACTAACTAGTTGGCCATTGATCTCTTTGTTACAGACCAATTATTCTCTTGATTCGATTGCATTATATATTCCCTTGACCGCGTTCCTTCTCAATCACTCCTAagaaaacaacaataatCTACTGATCAATAATTATGAGCGCTCTTCTCAAATCTCGTATTAGAAACAAAGCTCTGTTGTCAAAGCTCAGATCACCTGAAGAGCTGATCCCATATTTCAAGAATGGTCAGTACCTGGGATGGTCTGGCTTCACAGGTGTTGGTGGACCCAAAGTCGTTCCTAAGGCTTTAGCTAAGCATGTGGAGGCCAACAACCTCCAGGGTAAACTGGGGTTTAACTTGTTTGTAGGTGCttctgctgatgttgatataGAATCCAAGTGGGCTGAGCTTGGAATGCTTCTGCGAAGATCACCTCATCAAGTGGGCAAGCCTATTGAAAAAAGTATCAATGCTGGTAAGACACACTTCTTTGACAAGCACTTGTCCATGTGGCCACAGGATTTGACCTACGGATACTACACAAGATTCAAGGAGAATGATTTATTGGACATTTCAATTATTGAAGCCACTGCTATCACCGAGGATGGAGGTGTCATTCTTGGACCATCTGTCGGAGGTACCCCCGAACTTGTCTCAACCTCGGAGAAAGTTATCATTGAATTAAATACCGCGCTTCCTTCTTTTGAAGGTTTACATGATATCAACATGCCAGTGGCACCCCCATACCGTGAGCCATATCCAGTAACAACAGTAAAGGACAGATTTGGTACTTCAGCCCTTCCCATTGATCCATCCAAGATTCTTGCTATTGTCGAATCTGACGCCAAGGATACTGTCCCTGAAAACACTCCTTCTGATGCCATGTCAAGGGCTATTGCTGACCACCTGGTTGAATTCTTTCAACATGAAGTCAAGCTCGGTCGTATGCCAGAGAACTTGCACCCATTACAATCTGGAATTGGCAATATTGCCAATGCTGTCGTAGAGGGTCTTGCTGACGCATCTTTCACTAACCTCAATGTTTGGACCGAGGTCTTGCAAGACTCATTCCTCGACTTTTTTGAGTCTGGAAAGCTTGAatttgctactgctacaTCTATCAGACTTACTCCCGGCGGATTCAAACGTTTTTTCAGTAACTGGGATACCTTCTCCAAGCAACTCCTTCTCAGATCACAGGCGATTTCTAACCATCCCGAACTTATCCGTAGATTGGGTGTCATTGCCATGAACACTCCTGTGGAGGTGGATATTTATGGACATGCCAATTCGACCAATGTTTCTGGCTCAAGAATGCTACACGGTATTGGAGGTTCTGGTGATTTCCTGAGAAATGCCAAACTCTCCATTATGCACACTCCCTCAGCTAGAGCAACCAAGACCGACCCCTTTGGCTTGTCTACCGTAATTCCCTTTGCAACTCATGTTGATCACACTGAACACGACcttgatattcttgttaCTGAACAGGGTTTGGCTGATTTGAGAGGATTATCCCCCCGTGAGAGATCGAGAGAGATTGTCAAGAAGTGTGCTCACCCTGTCTACCAGCCAATTCTCAACGAATACCTAGATAGAGCAGAGTTTGCTATGgctaagaagaaggctcTGCACGAGCCCCACATCCTCAGAGACGCTTTCAAGCTCCACCTAAACTTGGAAGAGAAGGGCACCATGAGAATCGATAGCTgggaataaataattcatGTAATATAATAGATACTCTGCATTTTTCATGTTACTGGCCCTCGTAGTTTATGAACCGGTGAAAGTTCTCTTCGATATTCTTTGAACCATCCTCTAACTTCCACCCGTAGTGGTCACATATCCTATTGAGTGATGCCAGTATATAAGAGTCCATAGTATCACCCGCCTGAAAATAATCCGACTCAGATAATACATTTGCAGGTGGTACTTGGGAAAGTAGTTTATCTGCTCTTTCTTTGGTATTGATATTTACTAGGGTAGAACATGATACAAACACTCTAGTCTTCAGAGCCTTTGATTTCAACCAAGTACTAGCCAAAAACTCAGCACTCCCTGAGTATGAATGTAAACAGATGTTCGAGGTGTTTTCGGGTCTTCCTAACCGTTTCACAATTGAACTATAGACAGCATTATGACAGTTAACACCGTGTACAGATACTGACCTTTGCAATTCGGCAGCAATCTCAAGTATGCTCTCGAAAATGGCGGTTTGGTGTTCCAGGTCCACTCTATACTGActcaatttcttttttggagTTTCTGCTGATGGATCATCTATTTGATTCGTCTCCGGAAGTCTGAAGGATTTGTCCAGTCCTATCTCTCCTACTAGTGCATGTGGGTGTTTTATTAGTAAACTGCGAATCTTTTGTAGATGTGAGTCTAGCGAATGCGGAGCGGGTAGCATATCAATGAACTCTTTCGGCGGTACGGGGTTTAGCACTTTCTGATAATGCTCTTGTTTAGAGCTTGGTTCAGAGCCAATATAGAGTCTGTGGCTATACCAAGGGTGATATCCAAAAGCTGGGATAACCTTCTCTGGATATAAAGATGCCGTTGAATCCACCAGGTCTATATCTTCGAGGTTTGTGGACATGAGGACCAATTTTGATGCCTTCATAGAGCTGATCAAATCCAACCTTTGAGGACGCTCAGTCGGGTGACAGTGTGCATCTAAAAGCACTATATTGTTAAAATTATCTTCCATTATTTGACCTAGATAGTTCCGCTGATTGTTTATCATCCACAAGTCATCCTGGAGTGATCATCTGCAACTGGCAATATATTGTCACGTGAAGACATTAGTCATGAAGAGCcctgaagaaaaaaaggtAGGATCCTTTTTTATCTGCCAAACTCTCTTCACTGGAAAAAAGAATTCATCAAAGAAACTTGTGAAAGGTTAAGCAGGATTCCGGCATTATTTGgcatttttttatttagtCCTCCGTCACAAACTCACATCGCTTCTTTGCCGCTAATGCAATGTTCATGGCGCGGCTTAAAAGATAACTAAATCTCTGATAAGAAAGATAAcgggatttttttttacctAGTTATACATAGACAATGGAAGGCAGCGAATTAGAAAACCGTTATATCCCACCTTGGAGGGAACCTTATCTGATTGGTATTGCGGGAtgtagtggtagtggtaaaACGTCAATTGCCTCTTCAGTTCAGCAAAAATTAAATGTGAGTTTTGCGAGAACTGAACTTGACCAATAATGAGATCACCAACTAACCTTAAACTAGGTTCCTTGGACAATCCTTCTTTCTATGGATAACTTTTATAAGCCATTAACTCAGGCCGAGAAAGAATTAGCATTTCAAAGCAAATATGATTTTGATTCTCCTGATTCCATTGATGTCGAACTTCTACTTCAGGTGCTGCGGGATCTTAAACAAGGGTGAGACTCAATACCATATCTAAAAAAATCCTGGTAATACTAACTAAATTAGAAAGCGAGTGGTTATCCCCACATACTCCTTTGAGGATCACAATCGGACCAGCAAATGGTTGACCGTCTACGGAGCAAATGTTATTATAATTGAAGGACTTTATGCATTACATGATCCAAGAATTCTGGAACTTCTTGATCTCAAAGTATTTGTAGATACTGCATTTGATATTTGTCTTGCACGAAGACTCAACAGAGATATACTTCACAGGGGTCGTGAGGTTGTTCTTAGTATTCAACAGTGGACTCGTTTTGTCAAACCAAACTATGAGAGGCATATAAAACCTACTATGCGGAATGCCGATATCCTGATCCCAAGGGGTCTAGATAATACTGTTGGTATCAACATGCTTACAAGTAATGTGCAAAAACAGCTTGCAAAGAAGAGTAACCAGCATATAAGCGACTTTTTGTCCCTGATTGGGGAAGAGGATGAGATTGATAATGAAGGTGGTAGAAAGAGGAAGTCAATTTCTACAAAGGCCAAAATATTAGTCCAGACCCCGCAGATTCAAGCAATTCATACTATATTGctcaatatcaaaactCCAGCAGATGAATTTATATTTTACTTCGACCGACTGGCCGGTATTCTGGTGAATAGAGCATTGGACGAATTCACAAACAGTTTGGAGCTCTGTCCACCTAAAACAATCACGACTCCTACAGGACAAAAGTATACTGGATTGCCCCTTCCATTTGAGAATATTTGTGCTGTCACAATTATAAGAGGGGGGAGTGTTTCAACACTGCTCTTAGAGCTACTATACCTGATATTCGTTTGGGTCGCTTGTTACTTCAATCAGATGCACGGACTGGTGAGCCTAGACTACATACCATGGCTTTACCGCCCTGCATGGATCTCAAACCAACTGGAGGTACTGGAAGCATCTCCAAGGAATCCCAGGAAGATTTAAATAATTGTCATGTCTTGCTTGTTGACTCCCaaatttcttctggtgctgcgTTCACAATGGCAGTCGCTATTTTGACGGATCATGGAATCAAGCAAGAAAACATTAGTTGTGTCAGTTATATCGCATCTGAAATCGGTCTTCGGCGATTGTCCTATGCGCACCCCAAAGTGAAAATAGTTGTGGGCAAAGTGGAAAAAGATGTCAAAAACCACTACATTGATAGTCTTTACTATAGAACTTGATTATATACTATTCACTTAGCATTGGTTTTTGATATTCATCTAAAATGAGACCTAGACTTATAGTTTTGCTGGGTCTTCATTGCGTTCCCAAAGCCGGGACGTATAAGTGCCTCCTGGTTTTATTGCATATTATATCTACTTTGAAAACCTGCTAGAGTTGTtgatactaacaattgTCATAATTTGTTTACTTTTCCCATTCTAGATTCTTAAATCCGATTATAATTGCCACTGTCGAGAACAATGTCTTGGGAGTTCGCTAAATCCTGAGATCATTGCGTTTCTGAAGCCGCATGTACCGCCGGAAAAAACCCTATCGCACACCAAGCGCTATCTTCAGAGCATCTCTGTCGGATTTAAGGCACCAAAAGTAGCTTTTTGACTGCATAGACTGCAGTGCATCGAGAAAGATCTTCAGGGTTTGCCACTATGCGGAACATATAAATACCCCTGAACTGCATTGGTGGCATTAAACTATAACATCGCTGCTGCTTACAATTCTATGAACAGGGTTACTCGCCCATTCTTTGCAAATAACGGCCTATTTCATCGCGGATTCAGTACGTCGGCTGCCCCCAATATGAAGCTCCTTCTTACTGGTGCTACCGGTCTTTCGGGAGGTGAAACACTCAAACAAGCCCTTGAAGACTCTTCTATTGACCAAGTGACAGTGCTCACAAGAAAAACGGTTGGGAAAAGCCACCCCAAGCTAAAGGAAATTATATTTAGCGATTTTGCTGGTGACTATTCTGAAGTTATAGCTAAGAATGACTTGGCTAGTCATGATGCATGTATTTGGGCATTAGGTATCTCTCAACGAGACGTTTCCAAGGAAGATTATATCAAAATCACTTATGACTATACTATGGCTGCAGCAAAAGCTTTTAATCAAGCTAATCCAAATATGAAATTCCTTTTCTTAAGTGGTCAAGGTGCAGATCAAACAGAAAAGAGTTATTTTCTATTCGGAAGAGTAAAAGGCAAAACCGAAAGGGAATTGACCGAGATTTATAAAAACAGGGCCTTTATTTTCAGACCCGGATATATTCAACCTTCCACTCCAAGACCCAACCCACGGACTGGAGAGGGGCTTTTTTCCAAACTGACACCATTTGTCAACGCCATTAGTGGCCAAAGATTTGCCAGTCCATCAGCTGACTTAGCTAAAGCTATGATCAATGTTGCTAAGAATGGTAGCTCTATTCATTTATTCGACAACAGGGCCATtatggctgctgctaaacAATAGAGACAAGTTAGCCATGTAAATTAAATCTATTATTTTCGATGATTATGCTTTATGCCCATAACCTCCACAAATTTGCAAATTTAATGTTTCCATTCACTAGTTAGTGAGTTTCTTGGAGTGACGACATGTGGCATTTTAAATTTACTCTCTTAGAAGTCATTAGTCAATGGGCAAACAAGCTGGTTTCCAGGTACTCTCAAGATATCGGCGAGTCACAAAGTAGAACAAACTCCGGCTCGGCTGAATACCATGGCCCGAGCCTCAATATTAATTCGTTCTTTAATGGCTCACAGCAGATTTTTGAAGACGATTTTCAAGATAGTTTAAGCCAACGGGAACTTTACTTAGACACGTCGCATATTGAGGAGTTTTGCAAGATCATCACTGCAACACAATACAGCGAACTGACTGTTGACGACTTGTACAGTGGGAACGATTCAGAAGATAACTCTATCTATCAAAATGAAAACTGTGTTGAATGCAAGAAACCAAGTGTAGATAATGTTCTGACACACCATTTAGCAGAGTACTCTCTAAATCACAAGTCCAGTTTGGACTTTCATACAAGCCGTAGGAGGGTCCCCTTGGCTGAAATAGAGATCATTGCTCCAAATGCACAATCTCAAGTGGTTGCCCTAAACGGTAACGAAAATGAAGACATCATTGAAGGGGATTTGACCAGTACGAAAGTGCGGGAAATTTTGTACGATCTTGGTAGCAAACCATGTGACGCTAACATCCTACCTAATTCTCTTCAGAGAGTAGAAATAAAGAAATTGTCCAAACGCAAATGGTCGCTCAGGCGTCTTAATCCATTATCAAGAGTGATTCGGATTGGCCAGTAGGCCACGGTATAACAGGCATcgaaatataaatagtgCTTTTATTATTCTAATATATCAGTAAATGCTTAATCTTTAAAATCCTACAATGGACATTAATACATATCCCAAGCTAGCAATGACAAGATAAACCAGGATACTGGATGGAACACCTCTAGAAATGAAGCTGCCGACCGTTAAATATGGCTTTCCAAGCTCGTCTGTCATGCAAATGGCGGTGACGTTAGGAAAGCCAGAGGTTGGCAAACCCATTGCAGCAGAACAAAGTAGGGCCGATGCCATGACCAATAGACGTGGATGAGGATCAGGCATCTGTTCACCAATGGACTTAACCAATGGTAGAACAATCAGAGCAGCCACAGTATGTGACACAAATGTTGCAACTGTCAATATCATGAACCCGAATACAAGCATGACATTAAATAAGCTCATTCCACGAACAAGAGCTTCAATTTGTAGTGCAATTGCTGCGAGAAGTCCCGATGATGATACAGCTTTACCAAGAGCAATACCACCCATGGCAAGGGCAATAATTGTCCACAAGAAATTGTTAAAGTCAGCTGATGACAACAAACCAGGACCAAATAATAGTACTACAGGTACTAAAGCTAACACTCCCATTTCTCCAACATATGGCTCTAACTGATGTGAAAAACACCATAGGACGATGGTACCCACAGAAACAACACAAATGTAGTAGTGTACAAACGTGAATCGATCGTCACTGGCACGAACATGAGGGATTGCACTGGCACCTTTTCCGGTTGGGAAAGTAAAGATAAGAAATAGCCAAATCAGCAAGAGACCTACAGCGGAAACTGGAATGGCAATTGTAAACCATTGAACCCATGAAGGGGCAGGGTCCATATTTTCAAGAG
This window harbors:
- the URK1 gene encoding uridine kinase URK1 (Uridine/cytidine kinase; component of the pyrimidine ribonucleotide salvage pathway that converts uridine into UMP and cytidine into CMP; involved in the pyrimidine deoxyribonucleotide salvage pathway, converting deoxycytidine into dCMP; GO_component: GO:0005737 - cytoplasm [Evidence IEA,IEA]; GO_component: GO:0005737 - cytoplasm [Evidence IDA] [PMID 14562095]; GO_component: GO:0005634 - nucleus [Evidence IEA,IEA]; GO_component: GO:0005634 - nucleus [Evidence IDA] [PMID 14562095]; GO_function: GO:0005524 - ATP binding [Evidence IEA,IEA]; GO_function: GO:0016301 - kinase activity [Evidence IEA,IEA]; GO_function: GO:0000166 - nucleotide binding [Evidence IEA]; GO_function: GO:0016773 - phosphotransferase activity, alcohol group as acceptor [Evidence IEA]; GO_function: GO:0016740 - transferase activity [Evidence IEA]; GO_function: GO:0004849 - uridine kinase activity [Evidence IEA,IEA]; GO_function: GO:0004849 - uridine kinase activity [Evidence IMP] [PMID 10501935]; GO_process: GO:0044211 - CTP salvage [Evidence IEA]; GO_process: GO:0044206 - UMP salvage [Evidence IEA]; GO_process: GO:0008152 - metabolic process [Evidence IEA]; GO_process: GO:0016310 - phosphorylation [Evidence IEA]; GO_process: GO:0008655 - pyrimidine-containing compound salvage [Evidence IGI,IMP] [PMID 11872485]), with the translated sequence MALPPCMDLKPTGGTGSISKESQEDLNNCHVLLVDSQISSGAAFTMAVAILTDHGIKQENISCVSYIASEIGLRRLSYAHPKVKIVVGKVEKDVKNHYIDSLYYRT
- the ACH1 gene encoding Ach1p (Protein with CoA transferase activity; particularly for CoASH transfer from succinyl-CoA to acetate; has minor acetyl-CoA-hydrolase activity; phosphorylated; required for acetate utilization and for diploid pseudohyphal growth; GO_component: GO:0005737 - cytoplasm [Evidence IEA,IEA]; GO_component: GO:0005829 - cytosol [Evidence IDA] [PMID 11746603]; GO_component: GO:0005739 - mitochondrion [Evidence IDA] [PMID 12606555]; GO_component: GO:0005739 - mitochondrion [Evidence IDA] [PMID 14576278]; GO_component: GO:0005739 - mitochondrion [Evidence IDA] [PMID 16823961]; GO_function: GO:0008775 - acetate CoA-transferase activity [Evidence IDA] [PMID 19298859]; GO_function: GO:0003986 - acetyl-CoA hydrolase activity [Evidence IEA]; GO_function: GO:0003986 - acetyl-CoA hydrolase activity [Evidence IDA] [PMID 12606555]; GO_function: GO:0003824 - catalytic activity [Evidence IEA]; GO_function: GO:0016787 - hydrolase activity [Evidence IEA]; GO_process: GO:0006083 - acetate metabolic process [Evidence IMP] [PMID 8841387]; GO_process: GO:0006084 - acetyl-CoA metabolic process [Evidence IEA]), which produces MSALLKSRIRNKALLSKLRSPEELIPYFKNGQYLGWSGFTGVGGPKVVPKALAKHVEANNLQGKLGFNLFVGASADVDIESKWAELGMLLRRSPHQVGKPIEKSINAGKTHFFDKHLSMWPQDLTYGYYTRFKENDLLDISIIEATAITEDGGVILGPSVGGTPELVSTSEKVIIELNTALPSFEGLHDINMPVAPPYREPYPVTTVKDRFGTSALPIDPSKILAIVESDAKDTVPENTPSDAMSRAIADHLVEFFQHEVKLGRMPENLHPLQSGIGNIANAVVEGLADASFTNLNVWTEVLQDSFLDFFESGKLEFATATSIRLTPGGFKRFFSNWDTFSKQLLLRSQAISNHPELIRRLGVIAMNTPVEVDIYGHANSTNVSGSRMLHGIGGSGDFLRNAKLSIMHTPSARATKTDPFGLSTVIPFATHVDHTEHDLDILVTEQGLADLRGLSPRERSREIVKKCAHPVYQPILNEYLDRAEFAMAKKKALHEPHILRDAFKLHLNLEEKGTMRIDSWE